A genomic region of Plasmodium falciparum 3D7 genome assembly, chromosome: 11 contains the following coding sequences:
- a CDS encoding palmitoyltransferase DHHC9 → MNNYLAFIFITILSLFIYISYIYTIQNVYLNNYSNIVRILLILFSIPFFICYYWSFAKCSIVNPGYVDDTWEINAEENNIPIEKRKIRNYVPNKYTICDKCDFLVRPERAHHCRTCNKCILKMDHHCPWIGTCVGEKNLKFFFLFLIYGFFTTSYISITVIPIFINALCAKEIQENSDRINHITLLITICTALTLTLALLFMNCQYIYFISKNITAIESSYSDMNPYDLGIYNNWKAVFDEFTWKWFFPLNVECAQKTNYLYPLNDKYMNIINTDMNDFLLDNNNENIKEDGD, encoded by the exons atgaataattatttggcatttatctttataacaattttaagtttatttatttatatatcatatatat ATACCATACAAAATGTATATctaaataattatagtaaCATAGTTCggattttattaattctatttagcattcctttttttatttgttattattggtCTTTTGCTAAATGTTCAATTGTTAATCCAGGATATGTTGACGACACATGGGAaa TCAATGCTGAAGAAAATAACATTCCAATagaaaagagaaaaataagaaattatgTTCCCAATAAATATACGATATGTGACAAATGTGATTTTTTGGTAAGACCAGAGAGAGCTCATCACTGCAGG ACTTGTAATAAGTGCATATTAAAAATGGATCACCACTGTCCATGGATAGGCACTTGTGTAGGagaaaaaaatttgaaattttttttcttatttttaatatatggtTTTTTTACTACatcatatatttctataactGTCATACCGATTTTTATAAATGCTCTTTGTGCCAAGGAAATACAAGAA aatTCTGATAGAATAAACCACATTACTCTTTTGATTA cTATCTGTACTGCATTAACTTTAACCTTGGCATTACTCTTT ATGAACtgtcaatatatatattttatctcaaaaaatattacagcTATAGAATCGTCCTACAGTGACATG AATCCTTATGACTTGGGAATATACAATAATTGGAAAGCG GTTTTTGATGAATTCACATGGAAGTGGTTTTTTCCTCTCAATGTAGAATGTGCTCAAAAGACAA ATTATTTATACCCACTGAATGATAAATacatgaatattattaatactgATATGAACGATTTTCttttagataataataatgaaaacatAAAGGAAGATGGAgattaa
- a CDS encoding rhoptry neck protein 4, with protein MSSVRFFLCIFLVLFTFIDIVKPFKGNYGEANFSFFQATPASHIEEPQKTESTDAQSNITQNEEINNTKPLQENITNNQQNSNEQQNNNEQQNNIEQQNNNIQQNNIDTSISHVPNDTIKNPIDNSNISNLDKSNDTNNVIKHEENNQTKENNLETIKHTEPLTNQNTNEVKINDHNEHEKNTEENKIEEQYNNINHHSHDINKNQSINNNMNNENADKNVPHLDQSAMSNEKHINEHTTNHPIESHTGENNHDKINEPIPIEHATTPTNEPIPIEHAATPTNEPIPIEHAATPTNEPIHIEHVATPANEPTHSEHATTTTNEPIHIEHAATPTNEHIHNEHATTTTNEPTHNEHAATITHEPTHNEHTTTPTNEPIHNEHATTPTNEPIPIEHIATPANEPTHNEHATTTTNEPTHNEHTTTPTNEPIHNEHATTPTNEPIPIEHIATPANEPTHNEHATTTTNEPTHNEHATTTTNEPTHNEHATTTTNEPIHNEHATATTNESTHNEHATTTTNEPTHNEHSTTPTNESTHSENATTSTNEQHSHDQNTEVHPNDKLALVPFQGIKNPIPSNESQPIISFPNEDDNHAQNEGSINAPSEGEHNNTDNKEGPIITPLEGEQAGTAHKEDVTHKHMVGEHVPPQKTHHGPIITPVGGNHVPPQTHHAHIITPVGGEHAHGQGNNDTTYVTMNTDESSSSDTKGEHSNLRSYNKNMNNNHAQRDQYDSDTLNSEGSDDAYSSMQQNFEKNGIDSFKGKGLHVSLRERIIIEIMESAKNGIDGLLKLKDSKDSGKLFMEALEKLNINMKDLKKDKNLISLEVYDKILSTMFKILTEMSFYEDSKFYETLGIKKDILNQSLKDIKIKMLRKLGVSYSRLPPIIKHTEGKCAIKDIIISISSKELAQRMAIMFTKWLAPDEYGAVVDYENNVELNVLCSGAPILIQQWKYYQNMLGFEEDKDHAYLGLIDELLVMNKRYSQNKDYVETLEKIKKSKVFKHCTKIMRIGGKVSSVPFNYENVKKPSSSIIGSLGNLIKANISTYYKATAQRINSYFHYTEKKSKKSSPLKIISVCTLLHLTDMLYKCSDENSNGVMDLYNLQLNTLNMKGKMVLQYLVHLKFLTQEKKNQLKEICEPQNGLIDETLTKMLILLSTDSHELLSHELENKGFDEDYIQDEIKNINESDNNIRDKEEDDAEKMIFDDL; from the exons atgtCTAGTGttagattttttttatgtatttttctagttctttttacatttattgATATAGTTAAACCATTTAAAG gaaATTATGGAGAAGcaaatttttccttttttcaaGCAACACCTGCTAGCCATATAGAAGAACCTCAAAAAACTGAATCAACCGATGCACAATCAAACATAAcacaaaatgaagaaattaataatacGAAACCATTACAAGAAAATATAACTAATAATCAACAAAATAGTAATGaacaacaaaataataatgaacaacaaaataatattgaacaacaaaataataatatacaacaaaataatatcGATACATCCATATCTCATGTTCCAAACGACACAATTAAGAATCCTATAGATAATTCAAATATAAGCAATTTAGATAAATCAAATGATACaaataatgtaataaaaCACGAAGAAAATAATCAAACGAAAGAAAATAACCTAGAAACTATTAAACATACAGAACCACTAACTAATCAAAATACAAATGAAGTTAAAATAAACGATCATAATgaacatgaaaaaaatactgaagaaaataaaatagaggagcaatataataatataaatcatcattcacatgatataaataaaaaccaaagtattaataataatatgaataatgaaaatgcAGATAAAAATGTGCCACATTTAGATCAAAGTGCAATGTCTAATGagaaacatataaatgaacACACAACTAACCATCCTATTGAATCACACACTGGTGAAAATAAccatgataaaataaatgaacctATTCCTATTGAACATGCTACCACTCCAACGAATGAACCCATTCCTATTGAACATGCAGCTACTCCAACGAATGAACCTATTCCTATTGAACATGCAGCTACTCCAACGAATGAACCTATTCATATTGAACATGTAGCTACTCCAGCAAATGAACCTACCCACAGTGAACATGCTACCACCACAACAAATGAACCTATTCATATTGAACATGCAGCTACTCCAACAAATGAACATATCCATAATGAGCATGCTACCACCACAACAAATGAACCTACTCATAATGAACATGCTGCCACCATAACACATGAACCTACCCATAATGAACATACTACCACTCCAACAAATGAACCTATCCATAATGAACATGCTACCACTCCAACGAATGAACCTATTCCTATTGAACATATAGCTACTCCAGCAAATGAACCTACTCATAATGAACATGCTACCACCACAACGAATGAACCTACTCATAATGAACATACTACCACTCCAACAAATGAACCTATCCATAATGAACATGCTACCACTCCAACGAATGAACCTATTCCTATTGAACATATAGCTACTCCAGCAAATGAACCTACTCATAATGAACATGCTACCACCACAACGAATGAACCTACTCATAATGAACACGCTACCACCACAACAAATGAACCTACTCATAATGAACATGCTACCACCACAACAAATGAACCTATCCATAATGAACATGCTACCGCCACAACAAATGAATCTACGCATAATGAACATGCTACCACCACAACAAATGAACCTACCCATAATGAACATTCTACGACTCCAACAAATGAATCTACTCATAGTGAAAATGCTACCACTTCAACAAATGAACAACATTCCCATGATCAAAATACCGAAGTTCATCCAAATGACAAGCTAGCTCTTGTTCCGTTCCAAGGAATAAAAAATCCCATTCCTTCAAATGAATCACAACCAATTATAAGTTTTCCAAACGAGGATGATAATCATGCGCAAAATGAAGGTTCTATAAACGCACCTTCTGAAGGGGAACACAATAATACAGATAATAAGGAAGGTCCCATCATTACACCATTAGAAGGAGAACAAGCAGGTACTGCACACAAAGAAGACGTAACACATAAACATATGGTAGGGGAACATGTACCCCCTCAAAAAACACACCATGGACCTATCATTACACCAGTAGGAGGAAATCATGTACCCCCTCAAACACATCACGCACATATCATTACACCAGTAGGAGGGGAACATGCACATGGGCAAGGAAATAATGATACTACATATGTCACAATGAACACAGATGAAAGTAGCAGCAGCGATACAAAAGGAGAACATTCAAATTTACGatcttataataaaaatatgaataataaccACGCGCAGCGTGATCAATATGATAGTGATACGTTAAATAGCGAAGGATCCGATGATGCATATTCAAGTATGCAACAGAACTTTGAGAAAAACGGAATCGATAGTTTTAAAGGGAAAGGGTTGCATGTATCTTTAAGAGAAAGAATAATAATCGAAATAATGGAAAGTGCAAAGAATGGAATAGAtggtttattaaaattaaaagatagTAAAGACAGTGGCAAATTATTCATGGAAGCATTAGAAaagttaaatataaatatgaaggacttaaaaaaggataaaaacTTAATATCATTAGAggtatatgataaaatattatcaaccatgtttaaaatattaaccGAGATGTCATTTTATGAAGATTCCAAATTTTATGAAACCTTAGGtataaaaaaggatatattaaatcaatcattaaaagatataaaaataaaaatgttaagaAAACTTGGTGTTTCGTATAGTAGGTTACCACCTATTATAAAACATACAGAAGGGAAATGTGCTATCAAAGATATAATTATAAGTATATCATCAAAGGAATTAGCACAACGTATGGCAATCATGTTTACAAAATGGTTAGCTCCTGATGAATATGGAGCAGTTGTTGATTATGAAAATAACGTAGAATTAAATGTATTATGTTCAGGTGCTCCTATACTTATACAACAGTGGAAATATTATCAAAACATGTTAGGGTTTGAAGAAGATAAAGATCATGCATATTTAGGATTAATAGATGAATTATTAGTTATGAATAAAAGATATAGTCAAAACAAAGACTATGTTGAAacattagaaaaaataaaaaaatctaAAGTTTTTAAGCATTGTACAAAAATTATGAGAATTGGTGGTAAGGTATCATCTGTACCttttaattatgaaaatgtaAAGAAACCAAGTTCATCTATTATCGGTTCATTGGGGAATTTAATTAAAGCTAATATTAGTACATATTATAAGGCAACAGCTCAAAGAATTAATTCTTACTTTCATTATACTgagaaaaaaagtaaaaaatcaAGCCCCTTGAAAATTATCTCAGTTTGTACTCTTCTACATCTAACagatatgttatataaatgttcaGATGAAAATTCTAATGGAGTAATGGATTTATATAACTTACAACTTAATACTTTAAATATGAAAGGTAAAATGGTATTACAGTATTTAGTGCACTTGAAATTCTTAActcaggaaaaaaaaaatcaactTAAGGAGATATGCGAACCCCAAAACGGACTAATAG aCGAAACATTAACAAAGATGTTAATTCTACTATCAACGGATTCTCATGAATTATTATCACATGAATTAGAAAATAAAGGATTTGACGAAGATTATATTCAAGACGAAATAAAGAATATCAACGAAAGTGATAACAATATTAGAGATAAAGAAGAAGACGATGCTGAAAAGATGATTTTTGATGATTTATAA